A single genomic interval of Coccidioides posadasii str. Silveira chromosome 1, complete sequence harbors:
- the MRPL33 gene encoding mitochondrial 54S ribosomal protein uL30m (EggNog:ENOG410PST3~COG:J~BUSCO:16558at33183) has translation MTFFRITLIRSAIGLPRRTHGVLKALGLKKRMATVFHPVSQDVAGQIMKVKELVAVQEVDKPLTQEELHWSRKPDPGYYIEKRAAEAFREKREV, from the coding sequence ATGACTTTCTTCCGCATCACCCTCATCCGCTCCGCCATCGGTCTCCCACGCCGTACCCACGGCGTCCTCAAAGCCCTCGGCCTCAAGAAGCGCATGGCCACCGTCTTCCACCCGGTATCCCAGGACGTCGCCGGTCAGATCATGAAGGTCAAGGAGCTCGTCGCAGTGCAAGAAGTCGACAAGCCGCTCACGCAGGAGGAGCTGCACTGGTCGCGCAAACCCGATCCGGGGTACTATATCGAGAAGAGGGCGGCGGAGGCGTTCAGAGAGAAGAGGGAGGTGTAA
- the SEC6 gene encoding SNARE-binding exocyst subunit S6 (BUSCO:310718at4751~EggNog:ENOG410PGB5~COG:U) has product MTNVAKPQRRSLLPGALPSVAQRRAAFEVQIRKSSSGGGGDYVKKRAIEGKKRSFRGAPGKLRRSLSRREKDRPPVSSEAKNGGTVSGGTDRHHLLESTPPGQPEESNAPEPDARIIETDSAAESYQATAAPPASPSKFSLTRYLSKSIRPRARLRFGPPIEKPDPLTAHIQIASSGDIQTIVENHTPDAPAPTAQFCEPLPKLVENSESVSLVSSLDTVASSTNASLFDRIFSSSPHPTITAPAPPMVSQAYRAMASESKEDGGLALPRLEDLLRHAEDLDKIPALKAEYTRKKAAVDAQLRDGLRDQLETVQRSINQLTEGKKLILSTKNELRGIDTLCAESQAAVGDFAQIDQLARIHRNFEATMMMKQGLESFHNDLAEVERMLREDDEDLQNQPNLLNAHMAITRLRDFRDEAMDQISKSQDRSSEATLVEWFQGLDSVIEWFDDHLGTACMNLIPLVQSDNRSMVVRLAVVILSEEKNDAKVQALQDAQKDHQYLATRFKSMNIGPKTVRGYKQNFLKAIELYAQGQFEATKEGFLDDPDKLEKGFKWFFNDLFTVREGMQPLMPKKWKIYKTYTDIYHQMMHDWLIQFVDDDQLPAANMLAIIHWSDKYYTKMAKLGWAQADLTPHVIDDREGELVRDWRNLIIKALDEWIERMFAVDKRSFSERDIEALDTNPDGHFRIKTLGDLWRMLHEQLLAAGASQRTDVAEGVVDAMFRALKSRQTAWQTMLDEECAKYKGADAPPDNKGFQQLQDWLIAVANDQIACIDDNDASGQVGYLTRFRRDFEPLVTEKYLITRADTELNVLRDGYVDLSTHCITLFIDLIFSVDFRTTLPDFFTQKWYGEFAMKRMISTFEDYMTDYLSMIHPSLRDILIEELSDELLVHYLLCIRNRGAKFRRQDPFTEKFKDDILTLFAFFQQYPESFASTIKDRWRLVDWLVRLLEAEKGEVVNVYEGFKREYWDLNLSWVEAVLRSRDDFERSMVSAVKAKAAELSVERGAETIMGRVR; this is encoded by the coding sequence ATGACTAATGTCGCCAAGCCCCAGCGGAGGAGCCTCCTCCCCGGCGCACTGCCGTCTGTGGCGCAACGGCGAGCAGCGTTCGAGGTGCAAATCCGCAAGTCcagcagcggcggcggcggcgatTACGTTAAGAAACGCGCGATCGAGGGCAAGAAGCGGTCCTTTCGGGGTGCCCCTGGAAAGCTTCGCAGGTCGCTCAGTAGGCGGGAGAAGGACAGGCCGCCAGTGTCATCCGAGGCCAAGAACGGAGGCACTGTTTCGGGTGGTACCGACCGCCATCATCTCCTGGAATCGACACCTCCAGGTCAGCCCGAGGAATCGAATGCCCCCGAGCCAGACGCACGTATCATTGAGACTGATTCAGCCGCAGAGAGCTACCAGGCGACGGCGGCGCCGCCAGCTTCTCCCTCGAAATTCTCTTTAACTCGCTACCTGTCCAAATCTATACGCCCCCGTGCGCGTTTGAGGTTCGGACCGCCCATCGAGAAGCCTGATCCATTGACGGCGCACATCCAAATTGCTTCTTCGGGCGATATTCAGACCATTGTTGAAAACCATACTCCCGATGCGCCAGCGCCCACCGCCCAATTCTGTGAACCGCTGCCTAAACTAGTGGAGAATTCTGAGAGCGTCTCTCTCGTTTCTTCTCTGGATACCGTCGCTTCCTCGACCAATGCGTCCCTCTTCGATCGGATCTTCAGCTCCTCTCCTCATCCGACGATAACAGCCCCCGCCCCACCAATGGTATCCCAGGCCTACAGAGCCATGGCTAGTGAGAGTAAGGAAGATGGCGGCCTGGCGCTGCCTCGGTTGGAGGATTTGCTTCGTCACGCGGAAGATCTGGATAAGATCCCCGCGCTGAAAGCAGAATATACGAGAAAAAAAGCTGCTGTAGATGCGCAGCTTCGGGATGGACTGAGAGACCAACTGGAAACGGTGCAGCGGAGTATAAACCAGCTTACAGAGGGCAAAAAGCTGATTCTGAGCACGAAAAATGAGCTGCGCGGGATCGATACGCTGTGCGCTGAGTCGCAGGCTGCTGTGGGTGACTTTGCGCAGATCGACCAGCTGGCGCGGATACATCGGAATTTCGAGGCGACAATGATGATGAAGCAAGGCTTAGAGAGCTTTCATAATGACTTGGCTGAGGTGGAAAGGATGCTGCGAGAAGACGATGAAGATTTACAAAATCAACCAAACCTGCTTAATGCACATATGGCAATCACACGGCTGAGAGATTTTCGGGATGAAGCTATGGATCAAATCTCCAAGTCCCAGGATAGGAGCAGCGAGGCCACGCTTGTTGAATGGTTTCAAGGCCTCGATTCTGTTATCGAGTGGTTCGATGACCATCTGGGGACTGCGTGTATGAATCTTATTCCGCTGGTTCAATCAGACAACCGGAGTATGGTGGTCAGGCTTGCCGTAGTCATCCTCAGTGAGGAAAAGAATGATGCCAAGGTCCAGGCATTGCAGGACGCGCAAAAGGATCATCAGTACCTTGCGACCCGTTTCAAGTCCATGAATATCGGTCCAAAGACGGTCAGAGGATATAAGCAGAATTTCCTAAAGGCCATTGAACTCTATGCTCAAGGACAGTTTGAAGCTACAAAGGAGGGCTTCCTCGATGACCCCGATAAACTGGAGAAGGGCTTCAAATGGTTCTTCAACGATCTCTTTACCGTCAGAGAAGGAATGCAGCCCCTCATGCCTaagaaatggaaaatttATAAGACTTATACGGATATCTACCACCAGATGATGCATGACTGGTTAATCCAATTCGTTGATGATGACCAACTTCCTGCTGCGAATATGCTGGCGATCATCCACTGGAGCGATAAGTACTATACAAAAATGGCGAAACTTGGTTGGGCCCAAGCTGACCTCACCCCCCATGTGATTGACGACCGTGAAGGAGAACTAGTCCGTGATTGGCGAAATCTAATTATAAAAGCCTTGGACGAATGGATAGAACGAATGTTTGCTGTGGACAAGAGATCCTTTTCTGAAAGGGATATCGAAGCCCTGGACACAAACCCGGATGGCCATTTCCGCATCAAGACTCTCGGAGACCTGTGGCGTATGCTCCACGAGCAGCTCCTTGCTGCTGGTGCCTCGCAGAGAACCGATGTTGCGGAAGGTGTCGTAGATGCAATGTTCCGCGCCTTAAAGTCCCGCCAGACTGCTTGGCAAACGATGCTCGATGAAGAATGCGCCAAGTATAAAGGTGCAGATGCTCCTCCAGATAACAAAGGCTTCCAGCAACTGCAAGACTGGCTCATTGCTGTTGCAAACGATCAAATTGCGTGCATTGATGACAACGATGCGTCGGGACAAGTCGGCTACCTCACACGCTTCAGGCGAGACTTCGAGCCGCTGGTTACCGAAAAGTACCTCATCACACGCGCAGACACAGAGCTCAATGTTCTTCGAGATGGCTACGTTGATCTCAGTACCCACTGCATTACCTTGTTCATCGATCTAATATTCTCCGTTGATTTCCGCACTACCCTTCCCGACTTTTTCACGCAAAAATGGTATGGCGAATTTGCCATGAAACGGATGATATCTACCTTTGAAGACTACATGACAGACTACCTATCCATGATCCACCCTTCTCTCCGTGACATTTTAATCGAAGAACTCTCCGACGAGCTGCTCGTGCATTATCTCCTCTGCATCCGTAACCGTGGCGCAAAGTTCCGCCGGCAAGACCCCTTTACGGAAAAATTCAAGGACGATATTCTTACTCTATTTGCCTTCTTCCAGCAGTATCCGGAGAGCTTTGCCAGCACGATTAAGGATAGGTGGAGATTAGTTGATTGGTTAGTTAGGCTGCTTGAGGCAGAGAAAGGCGAGGTTGTGAACGTGTACGAAGGGTTTAAGAGGGAGTATTGGGATTTAAACCTGTCATGGGTGGAGGCGGTGCTGAGATCTAGAGATGACTTTGAGAGATCGATGGTGAGCGCTGTGAAGGCGAAGGCTGCAGAGTTATCAGTTGAGCGTGGAGCGGAGACCATCATGGGAAGAGTGAGATGA